Proteins from a single region of Patescibacteria group bacterium:
- a CDS encoding extracellular solute-binding protein has translation MMKRNFSKIIILVLFLSFITLTGLRCTIFSQKAAERIKPIVLNWWRVADSADTTTELISAFNAQYSHVKINYQQFRPEEYEQALLEAWAEDRGPDIFSIPNTLLGKYETKILPMPPKITIGKQVLTGTIKKDYKIVVETKQAPTLRDLKNNFVGTVVEDTYKDDKIWGLPMALDTLALYYNRDLLNQARLVEAPKTWEDLVSDMKLLTILDSKGKIVQSGAALGTANNVDHAVGILSALMLQNGTMMTRDNKVSFNLPSNDDPTYFPGEEAIRFYTDFSNPGKEVYAWNKDMPSSLDAFLQGKAAFYFGYASDLLKIRSMAPTLNFDVSKMPQIGGSLKEANYANYYIETVSKKTKYMNEAWAFVMFATDAKNVKSYLDRAKRLTAQRSLIKGQLADFDLGAFANTVLTAESWYHGENWPAAEKAIKDMINDVANNNRTIKEAIAYYMQIINQTY, from the coding sequence ATGATGAAACGCAATTTTTCTAAAATTATCATTTTGGTCTTGTTTTTGTCTTTCATCACTTTAACCGGTTTGCGTTGTACGATTTTTTCGCAAAAAGCTGCAGAACGCATTAAGCCAATTGTTTTAAATTGGTGGCGCGTGGCTGATTCAGCTGATACGACTACCGAATTAATCAGTGCCTTTAATGCGCAATATTCTCACGTTAAAATTAATTATCAGCAATTCCGCCCTGAAGAATATGAGCAAGCATTGCTTGAGGCTTGGGCAGAGGATAGGGGACCGGATATTTTTTCCATTCCCAACACCTTACTCGGCAAATACGAAACAAAAATTTTACCCATGCCGCCTAAAATTACTATCGGTAAGCAGGTTTTAACCGGCACTATTAAGAAAGACTATAAGATAGTTGTAGAGACTAAACAAGCGCCGACCTTAAGAGATTTAAAAAATAATTTTGTCGGGACTGTAGTTGAGGACACTTACAAAGATGATAAAATTTGGGGTTTGCCCATGGCACTTGATACTTTAGCCTTATATTATAATCGCGATTTATTAAACCAGGCGAGATTAGTTGAAGCGCCCAAGACCTGGGAAGATTTAGTTTCGGACATGAAGCTTCTGACTATTCTTGATTCAAAAGGGAAGATCGTGCAGTCAGGCGCCGCTTTGGGCACGGCCAATAATGTTGATCATGCGGTTGGGATTTTATCGGCCTTGATGTTACAGAACGGAACGATGATGACTCGAGATAATAAGGTTAGTTTTAATTTACCTTCTAACGATGATCCGACTTATTTTCCGGGCGAAGAGGCGATCAGGTTTTATACAGACTTTTCTAACCCCGGTAAAGAAGTTTATGCTTGGAACAAAGATATGCCGTCGTCTCTTGATGCCTTTTTGCAGGGCAAGGCAGCGTTTTATTTCGGCTACGCCTCTGATTTATTAAAAATTAGAAGCATGGCGCCGACGCTTAATTTTGACGTTAGTAAAATGCCGCAAATTGGTGGTTCGTTAAAAGAAGCGAATTACGCCAATTATTATATTGAAACGGTTTCCAAAAAAACTAAATATATGAATGAAGCTTGGGCGTTTGTGATGTTTGCCACTGACGCAAAAAATGTAAAAAGTTATTTAGACCGCGCCAAACGCTTAACCGCCCAACGGTCGCTTATCAAAGGACAGTTAGCAGATTTTGATCTCGGCGCTTTTGCTAATACAGTATTAACCGCGGAGTCGTGGTATCATGGAGAAAATTGGCCGGCTGCAGAAAAGGCGATAAAAGACATGATTAACGATGTAGCCAACAACAACCGTACTATCAAAGAAGCGATTGCTTATTATATGCAAATCATCAATCAAACCTACTAA
- a CDS encoding magnesium chelatase domain-containing protein, with protein MIAKLLSAVNVGLEARLVEIEVDVSRAFPCFNIVGLPDKAVEEAKERVRAAIENSGLKFPGQRRIVVNLAPADIKKEGPVYDLAIALGVLIASEQLPQEILKQGIFFLGELALNGELRHTRGILPMMIFAREKAISEIYLPKDNLAEAQLIPGLTIYPLNSLSELIGHLTKAKTIEPIISRGVKIEASDEFEVDMAYIKGQEFIKRALEITAAGGHNILVV; from the coding sequence ATGATTGCGAAATTATTGTCTGCGGTAAATGTCGGGCTTGAAGCGCGCTTAGTTGAAATAGAAGTTGACGTCAGCCGCGCTTTCCCGTGTTTTAATATCGTTGGCTTACCGGATAAGGCCGTGGAAGAGGCGAAAGAGCGGGTGCGCGCGGCCATAGAAAATTCCGGCCTAAAGTTTCCTGGCCAGCGTCGCATTGTTGTTAACTTGGCTCCGGCTGACATAAAAAAAGAAGGCCCAGTTTACGATTTGGCCATCGCCTTAGGAGTTTTAATCGCTTCTGAACAATTACCGCAAGAAATCCTTAAGCAAGGGATTTTTTTCTTGGGAGAATTAGCGCTTAACGGAGAATTACGGCACACGCGCGGCATTTTACCGATGATGATTTTTGCCCGAGAGAAAGCCATCAGTGAAATATATTTGCCCAAAGATAATTTAGCAGAAGCGCAGCTTATTCCCGGACTCACTATTTATCCTTTAAATTCTTTAAGCGAATTAATCGGCCATTTAACCAAAGCCAAAACTATTGAGCCAATTATTAGTAGAGGAGTAAAAATAGAGGCGAGCGATGAATTTGAGGTTGACATGGCTTATATCAAGGGCCAAGAATTTATTAAACGCGCCCTAGAAATCACTGCGGCCGGTGGGCATAATATTTTGGTGGTATGA
- a CDS encoding restriction endonuclease, which produces MKRSYKDRYNDGNDFANLVTGIIVFYLLYLVLLWFTNKANFWRWLLYGFGVVALSFIGVLVWRRMKEKRRLAKRDWTVNTISQAGLEESINNFIVRFGLGERSKNAWRRRNYNIDWYRIHDLQEDLAKQNIKFTLTDMSILLSHYINKREHDVTTKSINASTINSFTKLSSSDFERLLDRLYRVMGYSVQLNGRTGDQGGDLIATKGQERILIQAKCYINSTVGNSAVQQVVAARNHYDCNRAAVVTSGYFTKEAVELAKTNNVELIPREILQKMLLDYLHESWN; this is translated from the coding sequence ATGAAACGAAGCTATAAAGATCGGTATAATGATGGTAATGATTTTGCAAACCTTGTTACGGGGATCATAGTTTTTTATCTTCTTTATTTAGTTCTTTTGTGGTTTACCAATAAAGCTAATTTCTGGCGGTGGTTGTTATACGGTTTTGGTGTTGTTGCTTTATCGTTTATCGGTGTTTTAGTTTGGCGTAGAATGAAAGAGAAAAGACGTTTAGCAAAAAGAGATTGGACTGTTAACACTATCAGTCAAGCTGGACTTGAAGAATCTATTAATAATTTTATAGTCCGATTCGGTCTTGGCGAAAGAAGCAAAAACGCCTGGAGACGAAGAAACTATAACATAGATTGGTATCGTATTCATGATCTTCAGGAGGATCTGGCCAAACAAAATATCAAATTTACACTTACTGATATGAGCATTCTTTTGTCTCACTATATTAATAAAAGAGAGCATGATGTGACCACAAAAAGCATCAACGCATCTACCATCAACAGCTTTACAAAATTAAGCAGTTCTGACTTTGAACGACTTTTGGACAGACTCTACCGAGTTATGGGTTACTCTGTGCAATTAAACGGGAGAACCGGAGATCAGGGCGGAGATTTAATTGCCACAAAAGGTCAGGAAAGGATACTTATTCAGGCTAAGTGTTATATCAATTCAACCGTAGGCAATAGTGCAGTGCAGCAAGTCGTCGCCGCAAGAAATCATTATGATTGCAACAGAGCAGCGGTGGTCACTAGTGGTTATTTTACAAAAGAGGCGGTAGAGTTGGCTAAAACCAATAATGTAGAATTAATACCACGAGAAATACTTCAAAAAATGCTTTTAGATTATTTACACGAAAGCTGGAATTGA
- a CDS encoding thermonuclease family protein, whose translation MRKTLILSFGFLVILLFLSGCTISENNHNSQLTNISNGEAQETTTKTEETNNPSVQTNNSVPEIQLTNKLFKVIKVVDGDTIDVDLDGKTERLRLIGIDTPETVDPRKVVQCFGKEASDKAKEILNGKMVSLESDKTQGERDKYDRLLRYVYLEDGTMFNRYMIAEGYAHEYTYQSNPYKYQAEFKETEKQAREQNKGLWDINTCNGDTAQAADKDLSKINDVDQPQVKKSTTGICHEKGSTYYLRTTHFTPYNSIEECLNSGGRLPLR comes from the coding sequence ATGAGAAAAACATTAATTCTATCGTTTGGATTTTTAGTGATTTTACTTTTTTTATCTGGTTGCACCATTTCCGAGAATAATCATAATAGTCAATTAACAAACATTAGCAACGGAGAAGCTCAAGAAACAACAACGAAAACAGAAGAAACAAACAATCCCAGTGTCCAGACAAACAATTCGGTCCCAGAAATTCAGTTAACCAACAAACTATTTAAAGTAATTAAAGTTGTCGATGGAGACACAATTGATGTTGATTTAGACGGGAAGACAGAAAGACTAAGGCTTATTGGGATTGATACCCCCGAGACAGTTGATCCGAGGAAAGTCGTTCAGTGCTTTGGAAAAGAGGCATCAGATAAAGCAAAAGAGATTTTAAATGGGAAAATGGTATCTCTTGAATCCGACAAAACACAGGGAGAAAGAGATAAATATGACAGACTGTTAAGATATGTTTATTTAGAAGACGGAACTATGTTTAATAGGTATATGATTGCCGAAGGATATGCTCATGAATATACATATCAAAGCAATCCCTATAAATATCAAGCAGAATTTAAAGAGACAGAAAAGCAGGCCAGAGAACAGAATAAGGGGCTTTGGGATATTAATACTTGTAATGGAGATACGGCTCAAGCTGCCGATAAAGATCTAAGCAAGATTAATGATGTAGACCAACCGCAAGTTAAAAAAAGCACCACTGGGATATGTCATGAGAAGGGATCGACATATTATTTAAGAACAACGCATTTTACGCCTTATAACTCTATTGAAGAATGTCTAAATAGCGGAGGGAGATTACCCTTAAGATAA
- a CDS encoding FtsK/SpoIIIE domain-containing protein, with translation MIYPRKELRFKGKPALAKDLWKHKEFGADKKNLVVPLGVRVGKRFSLSNLLWMVTNKKYLFLDLKDLPHLIIGGNVNSPTNEYTNAIMVSLIKKFTPKELQFVIADSSYIDYAFFSESSYLKGPFLRNAEELLKATDETVKELDRRYDILREARMRTADKYNNEKSFEMPHLFLIIDEMAKFMLEDAKTAKAIEKNLIRILQLGRCVNIRLIINAWYFKEEVLPILLRVNFTTKICFATISKEDTEFIFDYGGAEKLELGYEALLTNPYIGEKGPIKFRVALVSDEDIYKIAHQTQ, from the coding sequence ATGATTTATCCTCGCAAAGAATTAAGGTTTAAGGGGAAGCCAGCCTTAGCAAAGGACTTATGGAAACATAAGGAATTTGGAGCAGACAAGAAAAACTTAGTGGTTCCGCTGGGAGTAAGGGTCGGCAAGAGATTCTCGCTTTCTAATCTATTGTGGATGGTAACCAATAAGAAATATCTATTTTTAGACCTCAAAGACCTTCCACATTTAATAATAGGCGGAAACGTTAATTCTCCCACCAACGAATATACTAACGCTATTATGGTTAGTTTGATAAAGAAATTCACCCCCAAAGAACTTCAGTTTGTGATTGCCGATTCGTCTTATATTGATTATGCTTTTTTCTCAGAGTCTTCATACTTAAAGGGGCCGTTTTTGAGAAATGCCGAAGAATTACTTAAGGCCACCGATGAAACAGTAAAAGAATTAGATAGAAGATATGATATTTTGCGAGAAGCGAGAATGCGTACTGCTGATAAATATAATAATGAAAAATCTTTTGAAATGCCCCACTTATTCTTAATTATAGATGAGATGGCAAAATTTATGTTAGAGGATGCGAAAACGGCAAAAGCAATAGAGAAAAACTTAATTAGAATACTTCAGCTGGGCAGGTGCGTTAATATTCGGTTAATTATCAATGCCTGGTATTTTAAAGAAGAGGTTTTACCTATTCTTCTTCGGGTAAATTTTACAACTAAAATTTGCTTTGCTACTATTAGTAAAGAAGACACAGAGTTTATCTTTGATTATGGAGGAGCAGAAAAACTGGAGTTAGGATACGAAGCCCTGTTGACCAACCCTTATATTGGCGAAAAAGGACCTATTAAGTTTCGGGTGGCCCTTGTTAGCGATGAAGATATATATAAGATTGCTCATCAGACCCAATAA
- a CDS encoding DNA translocase FtsK codes for MITFLVLLSIVSIGLFIWFILEVVKLRKGLDSLNKKLFPQENPDILNKIYEDVREYLISSNNVSASIFQIRNEVGQLRRIADGEGFVDLTDKELLPKAREAVIKAGRASASLIQRRLRVGYARAAALLDFLEAEGTIGPGDGAEPREIITKEVIKIL; via the coding sequence ATGATCACATTTTTAGTCTTATTATCCATAGTGTCCATCGGTCTTTTCATTTGGTTTATCTTAGAGGTTGTTAAATTAAGAAAAGGACTTGATTCGTTAAATAAAAAATTATTTCCCCAAGAAAACCCCGATATTCTTAATAAAATTTATGAAGATGTCAGAGAATATCTTATAAGCAGCAACAACGTCTCGGCCTCAATTTTTCAAATAAGAAATGAAGTTGGGCAATTAAGAAGAATAGCTGATGGTGAAGGATTTGTTGATTTGACTGATAAAGAATTATTACCAAAAGCACGCGAGGCTGTGATTAAAGCTGGTAGGGCTTCGGCTTCGCTTATCCAGCGCCGACTACGCGTTGGTTATGCCAGAGCAGCCGCGCTTTTGGATTTTTTAGAGGCAGAGGGTACGATTGGCCCAGGCGATGGCGCCGAACCAAGAGAGATTATAACTAAAGAAGTAATTAAAATTTTATAA
- a CDS encoding trypsin-like peptidase domain-containing protein: MKKQFTIILTSLFILSLFAIPHGFVYADCAYNENLPPQITDVTPTEIRLGYSVPDRYKAGAPDLIINGNNLLPPCGSHALELDGQGTGNIEEWSNSQIKVPNELLYRALGANSFMTSGSYEIKNIKLIYYYGEENRWVYLNKDVSIRLLPVCYYDLWTCSDFGPCEQNGTKNRTCTQTFDCPTVNTGPAVETTQSCNYVPPCTSDTWSCGDWSTCASYGSQSRTCSKTFDCPTAYTSSPSTSQSCTPPRQESTCNADTWSCGNWGACSPQGIQTRSCNKVFDCSSAETASPATSQYCVAPNQPALQSPTENLGIVNQNLIIKSTVKLICPVDKTMASQGSGTIIDSKGTILTNKHVIDGTLGCLVCFVDNYNNEPYCGDRQIADIYKVSSDIDVALLKLRNQGNKSLTFVSIIQGNSDSLRLGDTLTTYGYPAKFGTKINYTSGAFSGVDGNYLKTQAILDSGNSGGGAYLKNGTFVGIPSKVFLGNFTNMGGILSINKINSWLNNSPMAYDNGGSNNYSRVSSILDNIDLTTLGSLSLFIADSSKTSSNVGDLINGTLARVKGTAGVYLIYNNQKRPIKSATVFLGRGYKWKDVVDVDVATLSAYPTGPDLTISEQINTTPDSQTFNIKATVPGLRVRSLPSLSGKIITSILNKKIYSVIDQQNGWYKIYYVANKAGWVMSQYAKIVK; encoded by the coding sequence ATGAAAAAACAATTTACAATCATTTTAACTTCCCTATTCATTTTAAGTTTATTTGCAATTCCACATGGTTTTGTTTATGCAGATTGTGCTTATAACGAAAACTTACCACCTCAAATCACAGACGTAACTCCTACTGAAATAAGACTTGGATATAGCGTGCCAGATAGGTACAAGGCGGGGGCACCAGACTTAATAATCAATGGAAATAATCTTCTTCCCCCTTGCGGCAGTCATGCCCTAGAACTTGATGGCCAGGGCACTGGCAATATTGAGGAGTGGTCTAATTCACAGATAAAAGTTCCCAATGAGTTGCTCTATCGGGCACTTGGGGCGAATTCTTTTATGACGTCAGGGAGCTATGAAATCAAGAACATTAAACTTATTTATTATTACGGCGAGGAAAATAGATGGGTTTATTTAAACAAAGATGTATCCATTAGGCTTTTGCCAGTATGTTATTATGATCTTTGGACTTGCAGTGATTTTGGACCCTGCGAACAAAATGGTACAAAAAATAGAACCTGCACACAAACATTTGATTGTCCGACAGTTAACACTGGCCCAGCAGTCGAAACCACTCAATCTTGTAATTATGTTCCGCCGTGCACATCCGACACGTGGTCTTGTGGCGACTGGAGCACCTGTGCCTCTTATGGTTCGCAGTCCAGAACCTGCAGTAAAACTTTTGATTGTCCGACAGCCTATACGTCCTCACCATCAACCTCACAAAGCTGTACGCCACCACGGCAAGAATCCACATGCAATGCTGATACTTGGTCTTGCGGTAATTGGGGCGCTTGTTCACCCCAAGGAATTCAAACAAGAAGTTGCAATAAAGTATTTGATTGTTCTTCCGCTGAAACGGCATCTCCTGCAACCTCGCAATATTGTGTAGCGCCAAATCAGCCTGCACTACAGTCACCAACAGAAAACTTAGGAATAGTTAATCAAAATTTAATAATAAAATCCACGGTTAAACTCATTTGTCCCGTTGATAAAACAATGGCGAGCCAGGGTTCGGGAACGATAATTGATTCAAAGGGGACGATACTAACCAATAAGCATGTAATTGACGGAACGCTGGGTTGCTTGGTTTGTTTTGTAGATAACTACAACAATGAGCCATATTGTGGCGACAGACAGATCGCTGATATTTATAAAGTTTCAAGCGATATCGATGTTGCACTTTTAAAATTAAGAAATCAAGGCAACAAGAGTTTAACATTTGTAAGCATTATACAGGGTAACAGTGATAGTCTTCGTTTAGGCGATACCTTGACAACCTATGGTTATCCCGCAAAGTTCGGAACAAAGATAAACTATACAAGCGGTGCTTTCAGCGGTGTTGATGGTAATTATTTAAAAACACAAGCCATTCTTGATTCTGGTAATTCGGGGGGCGGCGCTTATCTTAAAAATGGTACTTTCGTCGGCATACCCTCAAAGGTTTTTCTGGGAAATTTTACCAATATGGGAGGAATTTTATCAATCAATAAAATTAATAGTTGGCTTAACAATTCTCCAATGGCTTACGATAACGGAGGTTCTAATAATTATTCGAGAGTGTCCTCAATTTTAGACAATATTGACTTAACTACGCTCGGCTCTTTAAGTTTATTTATAGCAGATAGCAGTAAAACATCTTCAAATGTCGGCGATTTAATTAACGGAACTCTGGCCAGAGTAAAGGGCACTGCCGGTGTTTATTTAATTTATAACAATCAAAAACGCCCCATTAAAAGCGCTACGGTGTTCTTAGGTAGAGGATATAAGTGGAAAGACGTTGTAGACGTTGATGTGGCTACATTAAGTGCTTATCCTACGGGTCCAGATCTAACAATATCAGAACAAATAAACACAACCCCAGACAGTCAGACATTTAATATAAAAGCAACTGTTCCCGGTTTGAGGGTTAGAAGTCTTCCGAGTTTAAGCGGTAAAATTATCACATCAATTTTAAATAAAAAAATCTATTCAGTGATTGATCAGCAAAATGGTTGGTATAAGATATATTATGTCGCCAATAAAGCAGGGTGGGTGATGAGTCAGTATGCTAAAATAGTTAAATAG
- a CDS encoding DUF5659 domain-containing protein, whose protein sequence is MKREISKQNDFFESSDLTICTTLCYFGYQIETISRQISSKVIFSIKKDEKLDELIQKYWAHQLLVEPMAFFNCLKEIKSRIYSSLPNN, encoded by the coding sequence ATGAAGCGAGAAATATCAAAACAAAATGATTTTTTTGAAAGTTCAGATTTAACAATTTGCACCACTCTCTGTTATTTTGGTTATCAAATAGAAACCATTAGCAGACAAATATCGTCTAAGGTTATCTTTTCGATTAAAAAAGATGAAAAATTAGACGAATTGATTCAAAAATATTGGGCCCATCAACTCTTAGTAGAGCCGATGGCCTTTTTTAATTGTTTAAAAGAAATTAAATCGAGAATTTATAGTAGTTTACCGAATAATTAA
- a CDS encoding CHC2 zinc finger domain-containing protein: MNMKYAETLNNLYLSNLEKEWQKSSIRYSERQWVGVFPEAKEIIREIIKGFEKEEQEILSTIQENLTLIRSQISGISLYFWREWVKCSQVSRLIEIEKKIAGLRAAISEGKAFKGEKNHRINDEDIYQALQTSIIDVAIPSLNQARQLGENYLSLCPFHKENHPSFYLYALTNSFYCFGCGVGGNVINLVMKLHNLPFKEAVRFLLRGQL, translated from the coding sequence ATGAATATGAAATATGCGGAAACCTTGAACAATTTATATCTTTCTAATTTAGAGAAAGAATGGCAGAAATCGTCAATAAGGTATTCAGAAAGACAATGGGTGGGGGTGTTTCCAGAAGCAAAAGAAATTATTAGAGAAATCATCAAAGGCTTTGAAAAAGAAGAGCAGGAGATTTTAAGCACGATCCAAGAAAACTTAACTTTAATTAGAAGTCAAATATCTGGTATATCTCTGTATTTTTGGAGAGAGTGGGTTAAATGTAGCCAGGTTTCGCGGTTAATAGAGATTGAAAAAAAAATAGCTGGGCTAAGGGCGGCCATTTCGGAGGGCAAAGCTTTTAAGGGCGAGAAGAACCATAGAATCAATGACGAAGATATTTATCAGGCCCTGCAAACATCAATAATTGACGTAGCTATTCCTTCTTTAAATCAAGCCAGACAACTCGGAGAAAACTATCTTTCTCTTTGCCCGTTTCACAAGGAAAATCACCCCTCCTTTTATTTATATGCTTTAACTAATTCTTTTTATTGTTTCGGCTGCGGAGTCGGTGGAAATGTTATTAATTTGGTAATGAAATTGCACAATCTCCCATTTAAGGAGGCGGTGCGGTTTCTATTAAGAGGACAATTATGA
- a CDS encoding recombinase family protein: protein MKVAIYARVSTEHQQEQKTIESQVDELRRICNKQGVYIVREYVDNGWSGETLDRPELDRLRTEASQGIFERVYFYCNDRLSRNLSNQGIIVQELERKGIEVYFYDKPIADTPEGRFLFQILGAASEFEKAKILERTRRGKLYKARRGVVVGSLSPLGFEYIKKTKEKDGYYIINKSEAEIINLVFDLYLQFGSVREVAKALTNRNVKPKKGRHWRTSTLHRILRNETYIGTTYFNKSYAIETSTVKQKYRKIVKTGRKMRDKKDWIPIAVSPIIEKSKFNAVQVLLAKNHRAFVSGGNHYLLGGLLKCAICDSPVGGELSHGHRFYRCNNRHRTFPLPKKCNAKMIGVDKLDPAVWESVTRAIMDPRILVKYILDKTEKIKKNAGSLNTEIESLRQEKNKVKAKKDNLFDLYADSGINKESILEKIRNYEKQEENLDKRIADLSLQLTQRVDRPLLIQDVEYFCEVAQGKIKDFSLEERRRFLTYLINKITVDSIKKKVIITGYIPLTQAQEGPTNLTEVLSNQYNRLGGYVCGSPSQPYGGVLSPQC from the coding sequence ATGAAAGTAGCTATTTATGCTCGGGTTTCTACAGAGCACCAACAAGAGCAAAAAACAATTGAATCCCAGGTAGACGAGTTAAGAAGAATTTGTAATAAACAAGGAGTCTATATTGTTAGAGAGTATGTAGACAACGGTTGGAGTGGCGAGACCCTGGATCGACCAGAATTGGATAGGCTAAGAACCGAGGCCTCCCAAGGAATTTTTGAACGAGTTTATTTTTATTGCAACGATAGATTATCCAGGAATCTCTCTAATCAAGGGATTATAGTTCAAGAGTTGGAAAGAAAGGGTATTGAGGTCTATTTCTATGACAAACCAATAGCCGACACTCCCGAAGGCAGATTTTTATTTCAAATATTGGGAGCTGCGTCAGAGTTTGAGAAGGCGAAGATTTTAGAACGGACAAGAAGGGGGAAGCTTTATAAAGCAAGAAGAGGGGTGGTGGTTGGGAGCTTGTCGCCATTGGGATTTGAATATATCAAAAAAACGAAGGAGAAAGACGGATATTATATAATAAATAAGTCAGAGGCTGAGATTATTAATCTAGTTTTTGATTTATATCTACAATTTGGCAGCGTCAGAGAAGTGGCCAAAGCATTAACAAATAGAAATGTTAAGCCCAAGAAAGGGAGACATTGGCGTACTAGCACTTTACATAGAATTTTAAGAAACGAGACTTATATTGGCACCACTTATTTTAATAAATCTTATGCCATTGAAACAAGCACGGTAAAACAAAAATATAGAAAGATAGTTAAAACTGGTAGAAAAATGAGAGATAAAAAAGACTGGATTCCGATTGCCGTTTCTCCGATAATTGAAAAATCAAAATTTAATGCAGTACAGGTGTTATTGGCAAAAAATCATAGGGCCTTTGTATCTGGAGGCAATCATTATTTATTGGGTGGATTATTGAAATGCGCTATCTGTGATTCGCCCGTGGGAGGAGAATTAAGCCATGGCCATAGATTTTATCGGTGTAATAATAGGCACCGGACATTTCCATTACCAAAGAAATGTAATGCTAAAATGATTGGTGTCGATAAATTAGACCCCGCCGTTTGGGAGTCTGTTACTAGGGCGATAATGGATCCTCGCATATTGGTTAAATATATATTAGATAAGACAGAAAAGATTAAAAAGAACGCGGGGTCTTTAAATACAGAGATAGAATCATTACGTCAAGAAAAGAACAAGGTCAAGGCCAAAAAAGATAATCTATTTGACTTATATGCCGACAGTGGCATTAACAAAGAATCAATTTTAGAGAAAATAAGAAATTATGAGAAGCAAGAAGAGAACCTAGATAAAAGAATAGCAGATCTAAGTCTTCAGCTAACTCAGAGGGTTGATAGGCCATTACTTATTCAAGATGTTGAATATTTCTGCGAAGTGGCCCAAGGGAAAATAAAAGACTTCTCTCTTGAAGAGAGGCGCAGGTTCTTAACGTATCTTATAAACAAAATAACCGTTGACTCTATTAAAAAGAAGGTTATAATAACAGGATATATTCCTTTAACTCAGGCTCAAGAGGGGCCAACGAATTTGACAGAAGTTCTTTCAAATCAATATAATAGGTTGGGCGGTTATGTTTGTGGTTCTCCGTCTCAACCTTATGGTGGTGTGTTGTCCCCACAGTGTTGA
- a CDS encoding ATP-binding protein has protein sequence MPRIKFEKLSSEEAAEPSKNIRTRVQVARERQLKRFEGLKILTNAEMSAQQLKTFCPVDATGQDLLRRAVDEYHLSARTYHRILKVARTIADLAGEEKILPQYLAEAIQYRIKEEEKIF, from the coding sequence GTGCCAAGAATAAAATTCGAAAAATTATCGAGTGAAGAAGCGGCTGAGCCGTCTAAAAATATCAGGACTCGAGTGCAGGTGGCGAGGGAAAGGCAGTTAAAAAGATTTGAAGGACTTAAGATTTTAACTAACGCCGAAATGTCAGCCCAGCAATTAAAAACATTTTGTCCAGTTGATGCGACTGGCCAGGATTTATTACGTCGGGCCGTTGACGAATATCACTTGTCTGCCCGTACTTATCATCGTATTTTAAAAGTGGCGCGCACCATTGCAGATTTGGCCGGCGAAGAAAAAATTTTACCACAATACTTAGCCGAAGCCATTCAATATCGGATCAAGGAAGAAGAAAAAATATTCTAA